A stretch of Brevundimonas naejangsanensis DNA encodes these proteins:
- the nusB gene encoding transcription antitermination factor NusB, with amino-acid sequence MAQLAEAEKARAEPQLSSRQRRARTVARLAAVQALYQMELAGEGVETVVSEFRNFRFDADIEGQPLAEADEDWFSDTVHGVVEHQRGVDEAIKARLASNWRLERLDATLRALLRCGAWELLHKPEVPREIVIDEYVELAKAFFDDAEAKFVNAALDGVARDARD; translated from the coding sequence ATGGCGCAACTGGCCGAGGCCGAGAAGGCCCGCGCCGAGCCCCAGCTGTCGTCGCGCCAGCGCCGGGCCCGCACGGTCGCGCGTCTGGCCGCCGTCCAGGCCCTGTACCAGATGGAACTGGCGGGGGAGGGTGTGGAGACCGTGGTCAGCGAGTTCCGCAACTTCCGTTTCGACGCCGACATCGAGGGCCAGCCCCTGGCCGAGGCCGACGAGGACTGGTTCTCGGACACGGTCCACGGCGTGGTCGAGCATCAGCGCGGCGTCGATGAGGCCATCAAGGCCCGTCTGGCGTCCAACTGGCGTCTGGAGCGTCTCGACGCGACCCTGCGCGCCCTGCTGCGCTGCGGCGCGTGGGAGCTGCTGCACAAGCCCGAGGTCCCGCGCGAGATCGTCATCGACGAATACGTCGAACTGGCCAAGGCCTTCTTCGACGACGCGGAGGCGAAGTTCGTGAACGCGGCGCTTGACGGCGTGGCGCGCGATGCCCGCGATTGA
- a CDS encoding sodium-translocating pyrophosphatase — protein MTSYLWLVIAAGALGVLYGAVQTAALMKADSGSERMREIAAAIQEGASAYLKRQYTTIGIVGVVILVAAFFLIGPWAALGFLIGAVLSGAAGFAGMLISVRANVRTAQAASQSLSKGLDLAFRSGAITGMFVAGGALLGVSGYYAFMTQGMGFESTSRAVVDGLVALGFGASLISIFARLGGGIFTKGADVGGDMVGKVEAGIPEDDPRNAATIADNVGDNVGDCAGMAADLFETYAVTTVATMVLAAIFFRNQPYVDVMMLLPLAICGVCIVTSIVGSFFVRLGKGGNIMGALYQGLVVTGLLSVVAVWWVIRSMLPGAVETSGGLLIQPMNLFWSGVVGLLVTAAIVVITEYYTGTGFRPVKSVANASVSGHGTNVIQGLAVSLESTALPALTIIVGIVAAFQLAGLFGIAIATTTMLGVAGMIVALDAFGPVTDNAGGIAEMAGLPPEVRVSTDALDAVGNTTKAVTKGYAIGSAGLGALVLFAAYVEDLKFFAAEAQPGSFFHGLGVVAFDLSNPYVVIGLLFGGLLPFLFGGLAMTAVGRAAEAVVAEVRRQFRENPGIMTFQTKPEYGRAVDILTSAAIREMIVPSLLPVLSPIVLFVVILFIQPDKANAFAALGAMLMGVIVTGLFVAISMTSGGGAWDNAKKLIEEGFTDKNGVVHGKGSEAHKAAVTGDTVGDPYKDTSGPAVNPMIKITNIVALLLLAVLASGKIV, from the coding sequence ATGACGTCATATCTTTGGCTGGTCATCGCGGCCGGCGCGCTGGGGGTGCTTTACGGCGCCGTCCAGACCGCTGCCTTGATGAAGGCCGACAGTGGTAGTGAACGGATGCGTGAGATCGCCGCGGCGATCCAGGAAGGCGCCTCCGCTTATCTGAAGCGTCAGTACACAACGATTGGCATTGTCGGGGTCGTGATCTTGGTCGCGGCCTTTTTTCTTATCGGGCCATGGGCGGCGCTCGGCTTCCTGATCGGCGCCGTCCTGTCGGGCGCGGCCGGCTTCGCGGGGATGCTGATCTCCGTGCGGGCCAATGTGCGCACCGCCCAGGCGGCGTCGCAGAGCCTGTCCAAGGGACTGGACCTGGCCTTCCGCTCGGGGGCCATCACGGGCATGTTCGTGGCGGGTGGGGCCTTGCTGGGCGTGTCGGGCTACTACGCCTTCATGACCCAGGGCATGGGCTTTGAAAGCACCAGCCGCGCCGTGGTCGACGGCCTGGTGGCGCTGGGCTTCGGCGCCTCGCTGATCTCCATCTTCGCGCGACTGGGCGGCGGCATCTTCACCAAGGGGGCCGACGTGGGCGGTGACATGGTGGGCAAGGTCGAAGCCGGCATTCCAGAGGATGATCCCCGCAACGCCGCCACCATCGCGGACAATGTGGGCGACAACGTCGGCGACTGTGCGGGCATGGCCGCCGACCTGTTCGAGACGTATGCCGTCACGACCGTGGCGACCATGGTTCTGGCGGCGATCTTCTTCCGCAACCAGCCCTATGTCGACGTGATGATGCTGCTGCCGCTGGCCATCTGCGGCGTCTGCATCGTGACCTCGATCGTCGGAAGCTTCTTTGTCCGCCTGGGCAAGGGGGGCAACATCATGGGCGCCCTGTACCAGGGGCTGGTCGTGACCGGACTCCTCTCGGTCGTGGCGGTCTGGTGGGTGATCCGCTCCATGCTGCCCGGCGCGGTCGAAACCTCGGGCGGCCTGCTGATCCAGCCGATGAACCTGTTCTGGTCGGGCGTCGTCGGCCTGCTGGTCACGGCGGCCATCGTGGTGATCACCGAGTACTACACTGGCACGGGCTTCCGTCCGGTGAAGTCAGTGGCCAACGCCTCCGTCTCGGGGCACGGCACCAATGTGATCCAGGGCCTGGCTGTCTCCCTGGAGTCCACGGCCCTGCCTGCGCTGACCATCATCGTGGGCATCGTCGCAGCCTTCCAACTGGCGGGCCTGTTCGGCATCGCCATCGCCACCACGACCATGCTGGGCGTGGCGGGGATGATCGTGGCGCTGGACGCCTTCGGTCCGGTCACCGACAACGCGGGCGGCATCGCCGAGATGGCGGGTCTGCCGCCGGAAGTCCGGGTCTCAACCGACGCCCTGGACGCGGTGGGCAACACCACCAAGGCCGTGACCAAGGGCTACGCCATCGGTTCGGCGGGCCTGGGGGCGCTGGTGCTGTTCGCGGCCTATGTGGAGGACCTCAAGTTCTTCGCGGCCGAGGCGCAGCCGGGCAGCTTCTTCCACGGACTGGGCGTGGTCGCCTTTGACCTGTCCAACCCTTATGTCGTGATCGGCCTGCTGTTCGGGGGGCTTCTGCCCTTCCTGTTCGGCGGGCTGGCGATGACGGCGGTTGGGCGCGCGGCCGAGGCCGTCGTGGCCGAGGTGCGTCGTCAGTTCCGCGAGAACCCGGGCATCATGACGTTCCAGACCAAGCCGGAATACGGCCGGGCCGTGGACATCCTGACCAGCGCGGCCATTCGCGAGATGATCGTGCCGTCGCTGCTGCCGGTGCTCTCGCCGATCGTCCTGTTCGTCGTCATCCTGTTCATCCAGCCGGACAAGGCCAACGCCTTCGCTGCGCTGGGGGCCATGCTGATGGGGGTGATCGTGACGGGCCTGTTCGTCGCCATCTCCATGACGTCGGGCGGCGGCGCCTGGGACAACGCCAAGAAGCTGATCGAAGAAGGCTTCACTGACAAAAACGGCGTGGTTCACGGTAAGGGCTCGGAAGCGCACAAGGCCGCCGTCACCGGCGACACTGTGGGCGATCCCTACAAGGACACCTCGGGTCCGGCGGTGAACCCCATGATCAAGATCACCAACATCGTGGCGCTTCTGCTGCTGGCGGTGCTGGCGAGCGGCAAGATCGTCTAA
- the thiL gene encoding thiamine-phosphate kinase has protein sequence MPAIDVAGEFETIQRLLKPLAHPEWARGLADDVAVLPSRPGHDLVLTKDAIVEGVHFLPDDPLDTVAQKLLRVNLSDLAAKGAEPFGYLLACHWSERCGWPEREAFVSGLRRDQAIFDISLLGGDTVKTPGPASFSATMMGWAPSGAAVSRAGARPGDLLFVTGTIGDGWLGLQAAQATLTLEPERRDALEAAYRTPMPRVEFAPVVLGLATASADVSDGLLADAGHIAEASGVGIEIDLEVLPMSAAAQAWFDGRVDPQAALELLASGGDDYEILLTAPAGAENALRREAERRHLRLTRVGRVTAGQGLSVRYHGQEITPTRTGWTHD, from the coding sequence ATGCCCGCGATTGACGTCGCCGGCGAATTCGAGACCATCCAGCGGCTGCTGAAGCCGCTGGCCCACCCGGAATGGGCGAGGGGGCTGGCCGACGACGTGGCCGTGCTGCCCTCGCGTCCGGGGCACGACCTAGTGCTGACCAAGGACGCCATCGTCGAGGGCGTCCACTTCCTGCCCGACGATCCGCTGGACACGGTGGCTCAGAAGCTGCTGCGGGTGAACCTGTCCGATCTGGCCGCAAAGGGGGCCGAACCGTTCGGCTACCTCCTGGCCTGCCACTGGTCCGAGCGCTGCGGCTGGCCCGAGCGCGAGGCCTTCGTCTCCGGCCTGAGGCGCGACCAGGCCATCTTCGACATTTCCCTGCTGGGCGGTGACACGGTGAAGACGCCGGGACCGGCCAGCTTCTCGGCCACCATGATGGGCTGGGCGCCGTCGGGCGCCGCCGTCAGCCGGGCCGGGGCGCGGCCGGGCGACCTGCTGTTTGTCACCGGCACGATCGGCGACGGCTGGCTGGGGCTGCAGGCCGCCCAGGCGACCCTGACGCTGGAGCCCGAGCGTCGCGATGCGCTGGAGGCCGCCTATCGCACCCCCATGCCGCGCGTGGAGTTCGCCCCCGTGGTCCTGGGCCTGGCCACCGCCAGCGCCGACGTCTCCGACGGCCTTCTGGCCGACGCGGGCCACATCGCCGAGGCCAGCGGCGTGGGCATCGAAATCGACCTGGAGGTCCTGCCCATGTCGGCGGCCGCTCAGGCCTGGTTCGACGGGAGGGTCGATCCCCAGGCGGCGCTGGAGCTTCTGGCCTCCGGCGGGGACGACTACGAAATCCTGCTGACCGCCCCGGCGGGCGCCGAGAACGCCCTGCGCCGCGAGGCGGAGCGACGCCATCTGCGCCTGACGCGGGTCGGGCGCGTGACGGCCGGGCAGGGCCTGTCGGTGCGCTATCACGGCCAGGAGATCACCCCGACTCGCACCGGCTGGACGCACGACTAG